Within Triticum dicoccoides isolate Atlit2015 ecotype Zavitan chromosome 1B, WEW_v2.0, whole genome shotgun sequence, the genomic segment acggatgtCCGATTTGGCCGAATTTTGTTCCTTTGGAGCGCCGATGGGTTCGCCCGTGTCCGGCCTTGTCCGTTGGGTCGTGCGTGCGCCCACCGCGCGGCCGCACCCGAAATCACGTTCGCGTTGGGGatgattaaaaaaacagaaaaacgtAAATAAAATGACTAAAAAAAAGTAAATAAGGGCAGTTTAATAAACATAAAACTTAGTTAGGGGGTGACGGCCACAAAACGGTCCAGTTTAGCAATTCACACAGTGTCATAATttacataaaaaaataaaaaacgccGCCACGCGCTCCAGCCGCGCCCGTCGATGCCATGGCCCTCGCTGTCTTCATCAGTGGCCGCCGGTGACGCCGTcctcgctgacgaggtcgacgtaggccAGCGGCGTCCAGAGGTGGGACGGCGGCGCGTGGTACACGGGGGCGGCCTGGAAGGatggaggtgcctgcaccacctcctcccgtggcgaggCCTCCCACTCCGGTGACCGTGGCggcgtggggcaccagttcacgccccccACGGCGTCGGCCATCTCTGGCGCGGTGCACGACCAGCTTCATTGCTGGCCCACCAGGCCCGGGTGGAACGCGGCCACCGgctcctcctccatcgcctcctccctcctctcctcctccttgaCGGCCGCCATCTGCAGCTCGGGGAAGGCGACGTCGCTCGCGGCAGAGAGTGTCATGGCCTCCTACAAGCCGTCCCATTGGCGCTCGTCGTGCAtgttcatggagtcctccatgacacgctgcatgagccgggcctcctcctccgctgtcatgcgaggaggtggaggtggtgacgAAGACGGGGAAGGCGACGACGTGGACGTGAGGCCGTGCACCCACGAACGCCCGCGCACCTCTAgacgtggccgccgcggccccAACACCGTGCCGGCGAAGTACGACGCGCGGCGTGTGCCGTGCTCGTCCTGGAGCCATGTGTCCCCATCACAGAATCGGGGGCGTACCTGTCGTCGTAGtacaggtcgtcggggaggaggcggcggcggcgctcgatctcatCGCGGCACGCACGGCCGCCCACGGGCACCGACGGGATCGGGACCCGGTCGGCGCTGAGGTGCCATCCGTTGGGGAGGTGGACGTCGCTCCACGGGACCGGCATCCTCGTCTCGTAGTAGCGCCGGCACACGTCCGCGCAGAGGTACTGCCGGTTGCGCTCGCCGGTGGGCCTAGGGGCGATGGTGAAGGGGGCCGGTGCGGGGGCTCGACGGGAGGAGCGCGGCGGTGAcgcgggctcctccttcttcacggagcCGCGACGGCGGCCCGAGGAGGAGCtggcctcgcggtcgtgcttccccttgcggccgTAGTTCCATAGCCCTATGGCTGCGGCCGGCCGGCGAGTTCGAGGACGGGAAGCGGATAAGGCTTGGTCGTGTCGGCTTTCGAGGGGGCAGAGAGGGGCCGAAAGTGGAGGTGAGGACGACGACCGATCCACGGGtcccatttaagaaggacggcAGCCGTTCGATGgccggatgacaggtggggccacccgccCGTGTGCATTTATGTTGGCAgatgggaggtaggtggccgcctgccacgcggccccgacaCGGACGAGCGCGTGTCCGTTTGCCGTCCGCCGCGACCCAAACCAggcgcaagtttgcgctcgaaatgggtcggcccggacacaaaatGGACAATATGGGTCcgggccgtcgcgcgctgggccgcctggtttgtcccttttaccccaaacagaCGGGGCCGGATAAGATAGGATCGTGCGATGGAGTTGGCCTAAAAGATGTACTTCAACCGGTGTTGGGGACGCCGCGGCGTCTCAACTCTCAAGTGGATGCAAGGCAGAGGCTTGACCTGTGCGGGTGCACGGTCGCCCATATGTATTCATTCATGTAAAAAACAACTACGAAAAAATGGGCGAAATCATACCTtgtgggcatttcatcgaacaccttgtgcgCGTCGACCCCGTCGGCGCAACAAGCGAGCTCGCCGGTACTTCGGTCGCCGATGCATCCGCCGCACGCCCTGCAAGTCTCTTCTTCAGCCGCCTAGAGGAGCtgtccgccgccttgttcttcttcccGAACACCTTGCCCTCCTTCGCCACCGCCGCATTTGGGAGCTTCGAGAGGGGGGCACATGGCTTCACGGTGGGCGTTGGCGCGACTCCACCCGCCGAGCTCGTCCATGAAGCCATGAAAAGGCCGCGCGCGAGACCGGTGCTTGGAGGAGCACCGACGGAGGTGAAGCCAAAGCTCCCCACGCTAGGGTTTGCACCGGCAGCAGCGGAGGGGTCGCGGTTGTAGGAAGGGGTGAGGGGATGTCGACGCAGCCGTCCATCGGGCGAATTCGCTGGCAGCGGCGCGGGGCGGGGCGAAAGCAGCGCGGGCGCTCGAGTGTGcagcgcgcgggagcgggcgcacgAAATAAGCGTCACACGATGTTGTTTCGCTCCACGCGTTGAACCATTTATGCTGCGCGCGTTTTTTACGCCTTCGCCGAAGCGcacggagcaactgcgcgcgcgcaaAAGAAGGTACTTTTTCAACGCGGCGTTAGTATGgcacgcctgttggagatgctctaaatttCCTAACTATTTTTGTCCCCCACCCTCCCTCTAAATTTCAGCGAGATGGGCACCTTCTGCCCCCTATCTTGAATCCTAATTCTCCACATTAGTTAGTCTGCTAAACACGTAACTAGTTCTACTTAGGTCTACCATTACTCGGGTGTAGAGGAAAGACCGAGCATAAAGCATCTCCAGCAGATCCAGCAAACCGTCGTCCCGCAAAACTCATTTACGGTATCTCGAAAACAATGTTTACAAGATGCCGAACGCGCAGCCAGAACAGATCCTTCTACCGATGCTGCATATTCAAACTTCTAGTTTGCGCTAATAAAACATAGATCACCGGAGTTTAAACATAGCACAGGGGAGTTCATCTACTACATACCATATGGAAGTTCAATACAAACCAAAATTAAACATCATACTAAATGGAAAGCATACTAGCATACTACATCTACTCGTCGCCGGAGTCAACCTCGCAGGGTGGGGGTTCATTGCCGTGGAGAGTGTGGTAAATGAGCATGCCGGAGAGGGTTTACTGGAGTTGGTACTCCTCGCGCAGCGCCGGGAAGCGCGAGGCCGCAACTACATCTCCGACGCCGGTGGCCTCCTTCACCTCCCACCAGGCGTGCTTGACCGCCTGGAGGCGTGGGATGGCCAGATCGAAGATACGCCCAGGCGACGAAAGTTTGCCCACGCCAGCACTCCGGTGTTGCTAGACCGCGCGCCGCGGCGGCGCACCTTCTCCTTGCGCCTTTCCGACACCGGAGGGCGGGGGGAGGAGCTTCCGCCCTCATCGTTGTTGCGCCGCTGGCGGTCGCCACCACGGCCAGCACCCGCTGACACCATCTCCAACTTTCGGTGGTTAAATGTGGCTCAATTCGCCGCTAGAGGTCTAGGGATTTCTCGCTGGAGGAGGAATTTCACGGCGGAGGTGGATGGGGGCGGGGGAGGGGGGTGTAACATGACGGGAACCCTAAAGCCCCGGTGCCTGCATATATGGCGGAATGGAGGGCGGTTTATGGGCCGCCTGTAAAAGTTTTATTGGCCGGGCTCTTTTTAGCGGACCTGTTTGGGCCGTATTTTTTGGCCCATCCCGTTAAATGGCTGGAAAAATGTAATTCGCCGGACTTAtacgggatctgctagagatgctctaactttTGAACTAGTTTGGCATATTGATGCCATTTTGATAAATATGGAAGTTTTCTCAAGTGTAACCAGATTTCTTTATAGGTGGAGAAAAAAATTGAATGTGAAAATTACTCAATTTGATCATTATTACTACTGCAACCAAGTTTTACTGTTATTGTACCCAAATTGTTGAGTTAAGTGCTGAAAATAAAGAACATGTCTGTACAGTTTGTACATGTCCTGCATTGTATGATTATACATCACACCCACTGAAGCTAGCACGGAGTATATCTGTTTTGAAACAAGTGTAACCAGCAAAGTTTCCATTTGAAATTCGTCATTGGTCCGTGCACACTCTTGACAACAATTCGAGTAGTAACGTGTCAAATATTGCAGGAGCAAACTCGTTCCTTTTCACCCAATACAAGTACCTCGCGGCCTTCACGGTGATCTTCGCGGTGGTCATCTTCCTCTTCCTGGGGTCCGTGCACCGCTTCAGCACCGCCAGCCAGCCGTGCCAGTACACCAAGGGCAAGACGTGCAAGCCGGCGCTGGCCAACGCGGTCTTCACCACAATGGCCTTCCTCCTGGGCGCCGTCACCTCCGTCGTGTCGGGCTTCCTCGGCGTGCGGATTGCCACGTTCGCCAACGCGAGAACCACACTGGAGGCGCGCCGCGGCATCGGCGCGGCCTTCGCTACGGCGTTCCGGTCCGGCGCCGTCATGGGGTTCCTCCTGTCGTCCCTGGGCCTCCTGGTGCTCTACGTCGCCATCAAGCTCTTTGGGCTCTACTACCACGACGACTGGGAGGGCCTGTACGAGTCCATCACCGGCTACGGGCTCGGCGGCTCGTCCATGGCGCTGTTCGGGAGGGTCGGCGGCGGCATTTACACCAAGGCGGCGGACGTCGGCGCCGACCTCGTCGGGAAGGTGGAGCGGAACATCCCCGAGGACGACCCGAGGAACCCCGCGGTGATCGCTGACAATGTGGGCGACAACGTCGGCGACATCGCCGGGATGGGCTCCGACCTGTTCGGGTCCTACGCCGAGTCCACCTGCGCGGCGCTGTTCGTGGCATCGATCTCGTCGTTCGGCGCCGACCACGACTTTGCGGCGGTGTGCTACCCCCTGCTGATAAGCTCGGCGGGGCTTGTGGTCTGCCTGGTCACCACGCTCTTCGCCACCGATTTCTTCAAGGTCAAGACCGTCCGCGGGGTCGCGCCAGCGCTGAAGCTTCAGCTCATCATCTCCACCGCGCTGATGACCGTCGCGGCCCTCGTCGTCACCTTCGCCGCGCTCCCCGCCAGGTTCACCATGTTCGATTTCGGGGAGCAGAAACAGGTCAAGAACTGGTAAGCCCTCGCCGCCGAGTCTCACTCTGCATCCATTTTGCCACTGATGGATCATGTTAAGGTAACTAATGGCCGGCGTTTGCAATGGCAGGCACGTGTTCTTCTGCGTCGCCATTGGGTTATGGGCAGGTCTGGCCATCGGCTTCACCACAGAGTACTTCACCAGTAATGCTTACAGGTAATTAGTTCTACTATTCGTTTGTCTCAGTGAGATAGTTTTGTGCACATTCGGAAACTTTCGGATTCGGAGTGATTAACTTTGTGGGTTGCGCAGCCCTGTTCGGGACGTGGCCGACTCTTGCAGGACCGGCGCGGCGACCAACGTCATCTTCGGGCTGGCGCTCGGCTACAAATCCGTCATCGTTCCCGTGTTAGCCATCGCCCTATCAATCTACATCAGCTTCACCTTGGCATCAATCTACGGCATCGCCATCGCCGCGCTCGGGATGCTCAGCACAGTGGCCACCGGGCTGGCCATCGACGCGTACGGCCCGATCAGCGACAACGCCGGAGGCATCGCGGAGATGGCCGGCATGAGCCGCAGGATCCGGCAGCGGACGGACGCCCTCGACGCCGCGGGCAACACCACCGCGGCCATCGGCAAGGGGTTCGCCATCGGCTCAGCGGCGCTGGTGTCGCTGGCGCTGTTCGGCGCGTTCGTGAGCCGCGCGGGCGTCACGGTGATCAACGTGCTGAGCCCCAAGGTGTTCGCCGGGATGCTCGCCGGCGGGATGCTCCCGTACTGGTTCTCGGCGATGACGATGAAGAGCGTGGGCAGCGCGGCGCTGAAGATGGTGGAGGAGGTGCGACGGCAGTTCAGCACCATCCCGGGGCTGATGGAGGGGCGCGCGACGCCGGACTACGCCAGCTGCGTGTGGATCTCGACGGACGCGTCCCTGAGGGAGATGATGCCCCCCGGGGCGCTGGTGCTGCTGGCGCCCCTCGTCGTCGGCACTTTCTTCGGCGTCCACACGCTCGCCGGCCTGCTCGCCGGCGCGCTCGTCTCCGGCGTGCAGGTGGCCATATCTGCTTCCAACAGCGGGGGAGCCTGGGACAACGCCAAGAAGTACATCGAGGCGGGTGCGTCGGAGCACGCCAAGTCCCTGGGTCCCAAGGGTTCGGAGGCGCACAAGGCCGCCGTGATCGGTGACACCATCGGAGACCCGCTCAAGGATACGTCCGGGCCGTCGCTCAACATCCTCATCAAGCTCATGGCTGTGGAGTCCCTAGTCTTCGCGCCATTCTTCGCGGCTCATGGAGGCCTCATAATCAGCTGATTCACACATTGCAGCAGGGATATATACATGAGTGTCTGGTCTTAGAATATCATGATAGGATTGATATGGAACATTAGAGGCTTAGGTAAACCCCGTAAAATATTATTGCTTAGTGAATTGTTTCTAAATGAATTGTCTCAAGTGGTTAGCTTGGTTGGCCTAGAGAGGATATTTGCTTATTTCGACCAATGACAGATGGGACCCATAAGTTAGAGAGAGGACGTGGTGATGACCAAGCTTCGCTACATGCCACACAGTCTATTGGGCCAGTCAACCAAGTGCCATGTAGATAGAATACGGACTCTACAGTAAGCCAATGACAAATCACCGCTACATGTATTCAATGACTGTAATGAGCGTATTATCAAGTCCAACGACTGTAGTGTGCTTCGACCTCACTTTGGTGACCACCAGCGTATttaaatatattaaaaaaactaaggGCAACTTCAACACAATGCACCAAATTGTTTCTAAATGTTTGGACTGAACAGTCCATATAGCTTCTGTTATCCAACGACGGAACGTCCGAAATCCTACAAACTGGATTTAAACATATGGGAAGTTTGCGGGTTGTCCGGACCTTCGCCACATACGAATATGGCACGGCTGACCGACCCAAAACCCTTGGTCTGTGTGTTCCCAAACTCTCCCCTGCATTAATGCTGATGAATGTGGGCGCGACTAGACGATCGCCTACCCACATTTATGCCGCTCATACGGACGTGACCGGAGAGCTGACCGCACCAGCATTATCGGCGACATGGCGACCGTGGATGGCTTGTTTTGTAGTAGTGTATAAGTATGTCAAAAATTCAGTACGCATGTAAGAAGTAGCTATAAAGGATGGCTTTTTAGGGGGGCTATAAAGGATGTGGAGGAGGCATTTGGAGTGCTCTAGGCCTGTTTTGCAGTTGTTCGTAGACCTTTTTAACAGTAGGATCTAGAAACCTTGTGGGAAATGATGAAATGATCATGAAGAATGAGGATGAAGATGTTGCCGCAGATCTAGAATTCGAGAACATGGGTGATCATGTTTAATTTTCACATCAGAACCTGGCCGCGTTTGATGAGTttgttcaaatgcatcaacaaTTTTGGTATCGAACAACTCAAGGAGGATTTGATTGAGCATCTGTGGGCGGTTAACGGGGACAACTAGAACATATATGCGTTgaattcaagtttgaacaactttaatTTGAAAACTTAGTTGCTTTGTAAATTAGAACTACCGTCGCATTTGAATATTTTCAATCATCTATGATTTGATATGTTGTTATTTTGAGCTGACGAACTTAAAAAATAAAGGCGAAAGTTTTAGAGAATATGGTTGGATGGCCGCCTCCCGCATTATTCTCCACAGACTGATCTAGATCGGTCCACAGACGAATACCGGGTCTGTTTTAAGGGTcgtattggagatgccctaagtttgTAACCATGTGGTGAAGTTATGATTTACGGCTGTAGAGCCGCGTAGAGCGTGACCGTCACTGGTGTACAATTACCACAGACGGCGCGGTTGGCGGCAGTCCGTGGATGACTTGTTTTGTACTCCAGTTCTGCACAAGCAAATGCTCATTGTCATAAATCTCCAGTTCTGCACAAGCAAATGCTTATTGTCGGAGCTCCAAACTGAAAAGAAATTCAATCAAAACGAACGCAGTACAAACACGCCACTCTTCGCTTTTGCACAGTGCACACAACCCAAAAGCTTCGCAACGACCCAGCAACAAGGACTCGGAAAGCAAAACCAATTCACGCACGCAGACGCAGGTATAAGTTGTTGCGGCCGGATCACATCGGAGATGGAGCCGACGGCGGGCTGTTGCTGTCCGGCTTATAGAACGGCAGCACCGTGTAGACGGTCTGCATGATGGTcatgacgaggaggaagacggcggcggcgagggacaGGAACGCCCACGGGCTCCTGAAGTAGGTGTGGATGAGGTTGGCGCGCCACATGTTCCACGGCTGCCTGAAGTAGCCGTTCACCTGCCTCTGCACGGCGTCCAGCGCGCTGTCCGGCTCCAGCACCACGTCCCTGGAGATGCTGTTGAACAGCTTGGCCACGGCCTTGTCGCTGCCCACGGCGTTCTGGATGATCCCCTTGGAGCTCAGCAGCGCCACGTCCTTGGCCGAGTCGATGATGTTGTCCATGAAGAAGACGTAGGCCGTCACGTCGTTGCCGGCGCCGACGTGCAGCCGCTCGAACGCCATCATGTTGAGGAACATGTACTCGGTGGAGTCGTCCACGGGCACCGTCGGCATGCTCAGCACGCCGTGCTTGAACCGGATGTTGTGCAGGCTGCTTGACTTGCTCGTCTTGAACTGGATCCCGGCTTCGTACAGCTCCACCGCCGACCGGATGATGTCGTTGTCCTGCGTGTTGTCCTCGGAGCTCCGGATCTTCTGGTATTCGCCGAAGAGCATGCTCCGGCGAAAGACGTCGAGTGGGTGGAGCCCTAGGCGACCGCCTGGTTGCAGTGGCCGCGAGAATGGCGCCAGAAACCTTAGCACCATTCTGTTGATGAAGTCGTCGTTCTGGCCGTCAACCATGCATGCGTCAGTATTCAAATGGTTTTTTGTTTTTTGACGAAAATAGTAAAATTTGATGTGGTAGCTCGTGGTTACCGGAGACTTTCCAGTCTCGACGGCGTCGAGCCTCTGGAGCACGAGCAGCGGCAGCTGGTTCTCGAGCATGAGCATGTCTCGCTTGATGTAGGGCACCATGTAGAGTATCCCGTGGCGGCTGAAGATGGGGTCGTTGCCGGCGTAGTCGTCGACCTGCTTCGAGTTCCCGGCGGCCGTCCTCCTCATCACCTCGAGCAGGAAGCAGCCGTCGACGATCATCATCTCCAGGAACCGCTCCCTGCCCTTGCCGTCAATGCCGGCGCGCCACTCGCCGCCGAGGTCCATGTACGCGCTCTCCAGCTGCTCCGCGATGTCCTCGACGGCAGCGACGAAGTCGTCAAGAGGCCGGCCCGCGCGCCGGAGCAGGTGGCGCAGCGCCCggcgcttgtgctcctccatgggcAGCAGGTTGGGGTCGCCGTGGTGGAACGGGCCCAGCGACACCACCTGCGGCTGGTACGCCTTGCTCTTGATGTCCTTGATGCACGCCGGCACGCGGTAGATGCAGTGCCGCTCCCACTGCGCCACCTCCACCGTCTTGTCCGCCTCATTCAACGTCTTCTCCACGTCCGACACCCACGTCCTCTTGCCactgccgccggccgccgccacctcgATCGATGTCATCGATCTATAAGATGTATGATCGCTATAGGCTATAGCTAGATCCTAGATATGGACTCCACTAGTAGGTGATCTACGCATACATATGCATGCCGATGAAGGGAAGGTATCAGCTATCAGCTAGCTATATGTAGAGAAAGAGATGACGCTAGGGAAAATGACGTTGCCTATGCGGCTATGCATGCATATGCGGTTACTTGCATTGCATGCCACATTTCGCGTGCTGGACAGGTGTGTACTGTGTGAAGTGTACAAAAAGAGGCCATGAATGTCATGTGCATGCACGCACGGCTAATCCTTGTCTCCTTGTTTCACTCCACGTAGAATCCATGTTGATACGGTTCGAACCCCGCTAGCTTCTCAAAGTAAATTAAAGCTGGCCGATCCACCGACAAGCAAGCGAAAGGTGAATATTATGATTTAGGAGGAAGGAAGTACAGGGAAAACAACATGGTCAATTGGTCGTTCAAATTGCGATCTCTTCTCTAATTCTCTTTACAGCTAGCTGCAGGATGATCAGGAGTAGTGCAttaacctagctagctagctaccccaCGTCGTTCTAGCTTTAAGTAAAGAGAGATCGAGATGCTATATACGGGCCAAGGACTGTACGGCGTGCCTAAACTATGGGGTGGGAGCAGCTGGCCGGAGCCATGAGGAAGCGAGGAATATGTGAAAGGTTGCCATTGTTGGGAATGGCGCATGCAAGAGATCGTTTGGTCCGA encodes:
- the LOC119343077 gene encoding pyrophosphate-energized vacuolar membrane proton pump-like, giving the protein MGFSVADAAIPACAVVGIAFALWQWFLVAKVKVSAYAPAGNGVHGQPVFRTGDEDGEDTRIGGGGDGESDEEEDGGDGPAAVARCAEIQNAISVGANSFLFTQYKYLAAFTVIFAVVIFLFLGSVHRFSTASQPCQYTKGKTCKPALANAVFTTMAFLLGAVTSVVSGFLGVRIATFANARTTLEARRGIGAAFATAFRSGAVMGFLLSSLGLLVLYVAIKLFGLYYHDDWEGLYESITGYGLGGSSMALFGRVGGGIYTKAADVGADLVGKVERNIPEDDPRNPAVIADNVGDNVGDIAGMGSDLFGSYAESTCAALFVASISSFGADHDFAAVCYPLLISSAGLVVCLVTTLFATDFFKVKTVRGVAPALKLQLIISTALMTVAALVVTFAALPARFTMFDFGEQKQVKNWHVFFCVAIGLWAGLAIGFTTEYFTSNAYSPVRDVADSCRTGAATNVIFGLALGYKSVIVPVLAIALSIYISFTLASIYGIAIAALGMLSTVATGLAIDAYGPISDNAGGIAEMAGMSRRIRQRTDALDAAGNTTAAIGKGFAIGSAALVSLALFGAFVSRAGVTVINVLSPKVFAGMLAGGMLPYWFSAMTMKSVGSAALKMVEEVRRQFSTIPGLMEGRATPDYASCVWISTDASLREMMPPGALVLLAPLVVGTFFGVHTLAGLLAGALVSGVQVAISASNSGGAWDNAKKYIEAGASEHAKSLGPKGSEAHKAAVIGDTIGDPLKDTSGPSLNILIKLMAVESLVFAPFFAAHGGLIIS
- the LOC119343090 gene encoding UPF0481 protein At3g47200-like translates to MTSIEVAAAGGSGKRTWVSDVEKTLNEADKTVEVAQWERHCIYRVPACIKDIKSKAYQPQVVSLGPFHHGDPNLLPMEEHKRRALRHLLRRAGRPLDDFVAAVEDIAEQLESAYMDLGGEWRAGIDGKGRERFLEMMIVDGCFLLEVMRRTAAGNSKQVDDYAGNDPIFSRHGILYMVPYIKRDMLMLENQLPLLVLQRLDAVETGKSPNDDFINRMVLRFLAPFSRPLQPGGRLGLHPLDVFRRSMLFGEYQKIRSSEDNTQDNDIIRSAVELYEAGIQFKTSKSSSLHNIRFKHGVLSMPTVPVDDSTEYMFLNMMAFERLHVGAGNDVTAYVFFMDNIIDSAKDVALLSSKGIIQNAVGSDKAVAKLFNSISRDVVLEPDSALDAVQRQVNGYFRQPWNMWRANLIHTYFRSPWAFLSLAAAVFLLVMTIMQTVYTVLPFYKPDSNSPPSAPSPM